A portion of the Adhaeribacter radiodurans genome contains these proteins:
- the lipA gene encoding lipoyl synthase translates to MVMLPVIQPAEPIAKTRKPDWLRVKLPIGKEYAKVRNLVDQYKLHTICESGNCPNMGECWGAGTATFMILGNVCTRSCSFCAVATGRPNEYDQDEPRRVAEAIKLMGVKHAVITSVNRDELKDRGASIWHETVVQVKQLSPETTIETLIPDVKANWDALITMISAGQEVVSHNMETVKELYRMVRPQAKYERSLEQIKRIKEYGKRTKSGIMLGVGETREQVYQAIDDLVANGLDILTLGQYLQPTKRHLEVAEFIHPDLFAHYREEGLNRGLKYVESGPLVRSSYHAERHVFI, encoded by the coding sequence ATTGTAATGCTGCCGGTTATTCAACCAGCAGAACCAATAGCTAAAACCCGTAAACCAGATTGGTTACGAGTAAAATTGCCTATAGGGAAAGAGTACGCCAAAGTTCGAAACCTGGTAGACCAATATAAATTACATACAATATGCGAAAGTGGTAATTGTCCGAACATGGGCGAATGCTGGGGCGCGGGCACGGCTACTTTTATGATTTTAGGTAATGTATGTACGCGAAGCTGCTCTTTTTGCGCAGTGGCAACCGGCCGGCCTAATGAGTACGATCAGGACGAACCACGCCGGGTAGCCGAAGCTATTAAGTTAATGGGAGTGAAGCATGCGGTAATTACCTCGGTAAACCGCGATGAATTAAAAGATAGAGGTGCTAGTATTTGGCATGAAACGGTAGTGCAGGTAAAACAACTATCGCCGGAAACAACTATTGAAACCCTTATACCGGATGTAAAAGCTAACTGGGATGCCTTGATCACGATGATATCTGCGGGCCAGGAAGTAGTGAGTCATAATATGGAAACGGTAAAAGAGTTATACCGTATGGTTCGGCCGCAAGCTAAATATGAACGTAGTCTGGAGCAGATTAAACGAATTAAAGAATACGGGAAACGGACTAAATCTGGTATTATGCTGGGGGTGGGAGAAACCCGGGAACAAGTTTATCAGGCAATAGACGATTTAGTAGCGAATGGCCTTGATATTTTAACCTTAGGACAATATCTGCAACCTACTAAACGGCATTTAGAAGTAGCAGAATTTATTCATCCGGATTTATTTGCGCATTATCGCGAAGAAGGACTTAACCGCGGACTAAAATACGTAGAGTCTGGACCCTTAGTAAGATCTTCTTACCACGCCGAACGACACGTATTTATATAA
- a CDS encoding ice-binding family protein, producing the protein MKNFLLIISFLLTTFRLCAQQAKVPDLKNAQDFAVLGPAGVSNADASVVFADLAVTTGTLTGFDPEIGPGVIIGTTELNTPMADAVLQSAKEAYDFVKNQTTEYTHGPKLGNGFTPVGDPEVTNGMILSPGVYSFSDPNVLLSGLLRLDGQNRTDAVFIFKIEGNFSYEPGSIIAMERGAQAKNVFFQINGVIIPASTGGIPDANAVLQGNYLVNNNGSATGEAIRLSEGTSVEGRILALNGSVTLQDNNIYLANIIEADLSIEKKSNRNTVPLGEMVTFTITVTNYGPQEAANVEVVEDFPYANLEVVDYSAPGSVQVIFEPDKKVFLFKLGSMKVKDKVVVTVTAKAIAPANVVTNKVAVKADTQDSNPIKNNAEVSIRIPTASANLYVTKTVNKTVAKVGDILNYVVTVENLGPDKATNVALTETFPIGFLSILGNPTVNTGNYTQNISVDPTSTYSQNLFTIGDLGVNEKAILTINARIIKNGRITNTAQITNNAVLDPTGLNNKATVVTDAGAVPLVDLQIIKKASSSTITLGNEVTYTLTARNNGPTNATGVVVTDVLASDLKYVRSSPEGQFDASTGTYSWIIGSLAAGQETSITLTALPQIAGQIANSAVIAGNELDLISGNDLSEVVICVAPSKPVLVAGKKEVCVGDIITFSVDNINGVTGFQYVLPVGFTKITGSNSTIVVKVDDTAKANSEISISPININSKCSNGESQIVQVKVNRPPALPGQITSPLAVCVGSEQTYTIAPVAGADNYTWTLPANWQIRSGQNTNTITVLVGADSGKISVLVSNSCGIGGSTETNSITPNAVPATPVITDKSGPCTGLMYTVTEVPGTTNYAWTVPEGFTITAGQGTTAIKVTADRLDRNGTITVIATNTAGCSSIAATFNADAKAADANLTFPTAFTPNGDDKNESWIVENLTKFPDNEIQILNRWGNEVFRARNYQNNWRATGLGEGTYFYVLRVKLCDGNTKLYRGYITVVR; encoded by the coding sequence ATGAAAAACTTTTTACTAATTATTTCATTTCTACTAACCACTTTTCGCCTCTGCGCCCAGCAGGCAAAAGTTCCGGATTTAAAAAATGCCCAGGATTTTGCTGTTCTTGGTCCGGCCGGAGTTTCTAATGCAGATGCAAGTGTGGTTTTCGCAGACTTGGCTGTTACTACAGGTACTTTAACCGGTTTTGACCCTGAAATTGGTCCCGGAGTAATTATTGGTACAACGGAGTTAAATACTCCTATGGCAGATGCGGTACTACAAAGCGCAAAAGAAGCTTACGACTTTGTTAAAAATCAAACAACCGAGTATACCCATGGGCCTAAATTAGGAAACGGATTTACTCCGGTTGGTGATCCTGAAGTTACAAACGGAATGATTCTGAGCCCGGGAGTTTACAGTTTCAGTGATCCTAATGTATTGCTTTCCGGTCTTTTACGGCTAGATGGCCAAAACCGGACAGATGCAGTTTTTATATTTAAAATAGAGGGGAATTTTAGCTATGAACCGGGCTCCATAATAGCCATGGAGAGAGGTGCCCAGGCGAAAAACGTATTCTTTCAAATTAATGGGGTAATAATTCCAGCCTCAACCGGCGGTATTCCTGATGCAAATGCAGTTTTGCAGGGTAACTATTTAGTAAATAATAATGGATCGGCCACCGGCGAAGCCATTCGGTTAAGCGAAGGTACCAGTGTAGAAGGCCGCATTTTAGCATTAAATGGTAGTGTCACTCTGCAGGATAATAACATTTATTTGGCAAATATTATTGAAGCAGATTTAAGTATCGAAAAAAAATCAAACCGTAATACTGTTCCTTTGGGCGAGATGGTAACTTTTACCATTACCGTAACTAATTATGGTCCACAAGAAGCCGCTAATGTAGAGGTAGTAGAAGATTTTCCTTATGCAAATTTAGAGGTTGTTGATTACAGCGCCCCCGGATCTGTGCAGGTAATTTTTGAGCCCGATAAAAAGGTGTTTCTTTTTAAGCTGGGTAGCATGAAAGTTAAGGATAAAGTAGTGGTTACTGTTACCGCCAAAGCCATTGCCCCCGCTAACGTAGTTACAAATAAAGTTGCAGTTAAAGCTGATACCCAGGATTCAAATCCCATTAAAAACAATGCAGAAGTATCCATCAGAATACCTACTGCATCGGCTAATTTGTACGTTACTAAAACCGTTAATAAAACAGTTGCTAAAGTAGGGGATATCCTTAACTATGTAGTTACGGTAGAAAACCTTGGTCCAGATAAAGCTACTAACGTAGCCTTAACCGAAACTTTTCCTATTGGTTTTCTTTCAATACTTGGAAATCCAACTGTTAATACCGGTAATTACACCCAAAACATATCCGTAGATCCCACCTCTACTTACAGTCAAAATTTATTTACCATCGGTGATTTAGGCGTAAATGAAAAAGCCATTCTAACGATTAATGCTCGAATTATTAAGAACGGTAGGATAACCAATACAGCGCAAATAACAAATAATGCTGTTCTTGATCCCACAGGTCTTAATAATAAAGCTACAGTAGTTACTGATGCCGGGGCGGTACCTTTAGTAGATTTGCAGATTATTAAAAAAGCCAGCAGTAGCACTATTACCTTAGGTAATGAAGTTACTTATACCCTTACGGCCCGGAATAATGGCCCCACTAATGCTACCGGCGTAGTAGTTACTGATGTATTAGCATCTGATCTGAAATATGTTCGCTCTTCTCCCGAAGGTCAATTTGATGCTAGTACGGGTACCTACAGCTGGATTATTGGTAGTCTAGCTGCCGGTCAGGAAACATCCATAACCTTAACCGCTCTCCCGCAAATAGCAGGTCAAATAGCAAATTCGGCCGTAATTGCAGGGAACGAATTAGATTTAATATCAGGCAATGATTTATCCGAAGTAGTTATATGCGTTGCTCCTTCTAAGCCGGTATTAGTTGCTGGTAAAAAAGAAGTTTGCGTAGGTGATATTATTACTTTTTCGGTTGATAACATAAATGGAGTAACTGGTTTTCAATACGTACTACCTGTTGGATTTACTAAAATTACAGGATCTAACAGTACTATTGTAGTTAAAGTAGATGACACTGCCAAAGCTAACTCTGAAATATCCATCAGTCCGATTAATATCAATTCGAAATGTTCGAATGGAGAGTCACAAATAGTTCAAGTAAAGGTAAACAGACCGCCTGCGTTGCCCGGCCAGATAACAAGCCCACTCGCAGTATGTGTCGGATCTGAGCAGACTTACACTATTGCTCCAGTAGCTGGAGCTGATAATTATACCTGGACTCTACCGGCAAACTGGCAAATCCGTTCTGGTCAAAATACCAATACTATTACGGTGTTAGTTGGTGCTGATTCCGGTAAAATATCGGTATTAGTTTCTAATTCCTGCGGTATTGGTGGTAGCACCGAAACAAATTCGATCACTCCCAATGCTGTTCCGGCTACTCCGGTTATTACCGATAAAAGCGGACCTTGCACTGGTTTAATGTACACCGTAACCGAAGTGCCGGGTACTACCAATTATGCTTGGACGGTTCCGGAAGGATTTACAATTACTGCTGGCCAGGGTACAACCGCCATAAAAGTTACTGCTGACCGGTTAGATCGCAATGGTACTATTACCGTTATCGCAACCAATACCGCTGGTTGCAGTAGCATAGCCGCTACTTTTAATGCTGACGCTAAAGCAGCCGATGCCAATCTTACTTTCCCAACTGCCTTTACTCCAAACGGCGACGATAAAAATGAATCCTGGATAGTAGAAAATTTAACTAAGTTTCCGGACAACGAAATTCAAATATTAAACCGTTGGGGAAATGAAGTTTTCCGGGCCAGAAATTACCAAAATAACTGGCGGGCAACTGGGCTTGGCGAGGGAACCTATTTTTATGTGCTGCGGGTAAAATTATGCGATGGAAATACCAAGCTGTACCGTGGTTATATTACAGTTGTACGTTAG
- a CDS encoding TonB-dependent receptor produces the protein MRIYLITFLFIVFITFTTKAQQTLSGKVTAAKTQQPLIGATISVPGTSTGTTTDSRGAFTLTLPSTTDTIVVSILGYQTKYINPDTLVNNSLISLDTDFRALQEVVITGYATNRPLQQTAASVGLLTPRELERYNTTSLVPALNTLPGVRMEERATASYRLSIRGSSLRAPFGVRNVKMYLNDVPLVEANGTLPLNLLDAGTIGKIEVLKGPAGSVYGAGTGGTVRLETIRPRAGESALEIGSMVGSYGLKRYTATATTASETSGFLVRYAKQELDGYRQQSAMDRDAVLLTGQFYPSDKQTFTFHTYFSDLYYQLPGALTREQYESNPRAARQVNIDQKASLKLQGINIGLAHQYQFNEHWRNNTSLFGVFSFLNNPFTTDYERNANQAFGGRTQTTYSTLVAERLLRFTVGGEFQHSFVNSRHYQNRVGEPGKLNFDDEVAADQGFVFAQAEADLPGNFILTLGSSLNFLQYDLTRVSSADTTSNYRNRRSFNPQFSPRLGLLKVISPQLSAHGSISAGFSPPTDAEIRPSDGSFNTQLQAERGLNYEVGLRGNALKQKLVFDLVGFWFKLNETIVSRTNAAGIVVFDNAGATRQQGIEAALSYAFIQDSRKPISFLKVWSTYAYSHFRFREYRQNDSDYSGNKLTGTPPHVWLAGLDLESKPGFYLNATTNYTNKIPLNDANSVYADSYFLLGARGGIRRSLGLKWQTEIYGGIDNALDKTYSLGNDLNGFGSRYFQAAPGRNYYVGLQIKYLIRK, from the coding sequence ATGAGAATATATTTAATAACATTTTTATTTATAGTTTTCATCACGTTTACAACTAAAGCCCAACAAACACTCTCGGGGAAAGTAACTGCAGCCAAAACTCAGCAACCTTTAATTGGAGCAACCATTAGTGTACCTGGAACTTCAACAGGAACAACAACCGATAGCAGAGGTGCATTTACTTTAACTTTACCATCTACTACCGATACGATTGTTGTTTCAATACTTGGGTATCAGACCAAATATATCAACCCAGATACTTTAGTAAATAATTCATTAATATCTTTAGACACAGACTTCCGGGCTTTACAAGAAGTAGTAATAACCGGGTATGCTACTAACCGTCCTCTTCAGCAAACCGCGGCTTCAGTGGGTTTATTAACTCCAAGAGAGCTGGAACGATATAATACTACCTCTCTGGTTCCAGCTCTAAATACTTTGCCGGGAGTGCGCATGGAGGAAAGAGCTACTGCCAGTTACCGTTTATCCATAAGGGGTAGTAGTTTACGGGCTCCATTTGGGGTACGTAACGTTAAAATGTACTTGAACGATGTGCCATTAGTAGAAGCAAATGGCACATTACCTCTTAACTTGCTCGATGCAGGTACTATTGGAAAAATTGAAGTGCTTAAAGGACCTGCTGGTAGCGTATATGGAGCGGGCACTGGAGGAACCGTACGATTAGAAACCATTCGTCCAAGAGCAGGAGAAAGTGCCTTAGAAATTGGTTCTATGGTTGGCTCTTACGGTTTAAAGCGCTATACCGCTACTGCCACTACCGCCTCCGAAACTTCTGGTTTCCTGGTGCGCTACGCTAAACAAGAGCTGGATGGCTACAGGCAACAAAGCGCCATGGATCGGGATGCAGTATTACTTACCGGGCAGTTTTATCCTTCTGATAAGCAAACATTTACTTTTCATACCTATTTTTCTGATTTGTATTATCAATTACCGGGCGCTCTTACCCGGGAACAATATGAAAGTAATCCTCGGGCAGCCCGGCAGGTAAATATTGATCAGAAAGCATCGCTTAAATTACAAGGCATAAACATAGGCTTGGCGCATCAGTACCAATTCAACGAACATTGGCGAAATAACACGTCCTTGTTTGGCGTATTTTCATTCTTAAATAATCCGTTTACCACGGATTACGAGCGAAATGCAAACCAGGCTTTTGGTGGGCGCACGCAAACAACCTATTCCACCTTAGTGGCGGAAAGGCTGCTAAGATTTACGGTAGGAGGCGAATTTCAGCATAGCTTCGTAAATTCTCGTCATTATCAAAATAGAGTGGGAGAACCAGGGAAGTTAAATTTTGACGACGAAGTAGCAGCTGATCAAGGTTTTGTTTTCGCTCAGGCAGAAGCTGATTTACCCGGCAACTTTATTCTTACTTTAGGAAGCAGCCTTAATTTTCTGCAGTATGATTTAACACGGGTTTCCAGTGCGGATACCACCAGTAATTATCGCAACCGCCGGTCGTTCAACCCGCAATTTTCACCCCGGTTAGGTTTACTAAAAGTTATTTCGCCGCAGCTTTCAGCCCATGGTAGTATTAGTGCCGGTTTCTCGCCTCCTACAGATGCCGAAATCCGTCCTTCGGATGGTAGCTTTAATACCCAACTGCAAGCCGAAAGAGGTTTAAATTATGAAGTTGGTTTGCGGGGAAACGCATTAAAACAAAAGCTGGTTTTTGACTTAGTAGGCTTTTGGTTTAAATTAAATGAAACGATCGTAAGCCGTACGAATGCGGCTGGCATTGTAGTTTTTGATAATGCGGGAGCGACCCGGCAACAAGGAATTGAAGCGGCGTTATCGTATGCATTTATTCAGGATTCCAGAAAACCAATTTCCTTTTTAAAAGTCTGGAGTACCTACGCTTATAGCCACTTCCGCTTCCGGGAATACCGTCAGAACGATTCAGATTATTCCGGTAATAAATTAACGGGTACCCCGCCGCACGTTTGGTTGGCTGGGTTGGATCTCGAAAGTAAACCTGGGTTTTACCTGAATGCAACTACCAACTACACTAATAAAATTCCGCTTAACGATGCTAATTCGGTTTACGCCGACTCTTACTTTTTACTAGGGGCGCGTGGTGGTATCCGGCGCAGTCTTGGCTTAAAATGGCAAACTGAAATTTACGGCGGGATAGATAATGCGCTAGATAAAACATATAGCTTAGGTAACGACTTAAATGGATTTGGTAGTCGTTATTTCCAGGCTGCTCCCGGTAGAAACTATTATGTTGGTTTACAGATAAAGTACTTGATTCGTAAATAA
- a CDS encoding PorP/SprF family type IX secretion system membrane protein codes for MKLRLFCAAMLLSFSAMAQYKPQYTQYIFNGLVINPAYAGSKNVINLNAFYRTQWTGLEGAPTTQSFSVDGVNKSNRIGIGVQAINDRIGAQRRTSASVNGAVKLNVSESGVLSVGIAAGASQFRVDRNKLTTTDPNDPTIDNVETNLIQPDLKLGVYFHTDRFFLGISATDLIGMKQENAFNPERSYFLTTGYVFDLGEHLKFKPSILMKENFHGPTNLDVNAFLLIENRIWLGGTYRTAANIFKNNFEASDLANKDAVSAIGEVFLSPKLRLGYSYDFTLTQLNNYSTHEFSLGILLFKKAETKMLTPQYF; via the coding sequence ATGAAATTACGTTTATTTTGTGCGGCTATGCTTTTGTCTTTCAGTGCAATGGCTCAATATAAACCGCAGTATACCCAATATATTTTTAACGGGTTGGTTATTAATCCGGCTTATGCGGGCAGTAAAAATGTTATTAATCTAAATGCTTTTTACCGCACTCAATGGACCGGTTTAGAAGGCGCGCCTACTACTCAATCCTTTAGTGTAGATGGAGTTAACAAATCTAACCGCATTGGGATAGGAGTACAAGCCATAAACGACCGCATTGGTGCTCAGCGCCGGACTTCTGCTTCGGTGAATGGCGCAGTAAAATTGAATGTTTCGGAAAGTGGCGTTTTAAGTGTAGGAATAGCTGCTGGGGCTTCGCAGTTTAGAGTAGACCGAAACAAACTTACTACTACTGATCCAAACGATCCTACCATTGATAATGTTGAAACGAATCTGATTCAACCGGATTTAAAATTGGGAGTTTACTTCCACACGGATAGGTTTTTTCTGGGAATATCAGCTACCGACTTGATCGGAATGAAACAGGAAAATGCTTTTAATCCTGAACGTAGCTATTTTCTTACAACAGGTTATGTTTTTGATTTAGGTGAGCATTTAAAGTTTAAGCCATCTATTCTGATGAAAGAAAATTTTCATGGCCCAACGAACCTCGACGTAAATGCTTTTTTATTGATTGAAAACCGCATTTGGCTGGGTGGTACGTACCGCACAGCAGCAAATATTTTTAAAAATAATTTTGAAGCATCTGACCTGGCTAATAAAGATGCCGTGTCTGCCATTGGCGAAGTGTTTTTATCTCCAAAATTGCGGTTAGGTTATTCTTACGATTTTACCCTGACGCAATTAAATAATTATAGTACGCACGAGTTTTCGCTAGGAATATTACTATTCAAAAAAGCGGAAACTAAAATGCTGACCCCTCAATATTTTTAA
- a CDS encoding OsmC family protein, which translates to MNLTITTKYMGLLRTEATHLASGNTLITDAPTDNNGRGQAFSPTDLVAAALGSCMLTIMGITANRHKLNVEGTQIEIVKIMIANPRQIAEIILTFTMPNNDFTEMDRTSLENAARTCPVALSLNPDLKQTVIFNW; encoded by the coding sequence ATGAACCTTACAATAACAACTAAATACATGGGGCTACTACGTACAGAAGCTACGCATCTAGCTTCGGGCAATACTTTAATTACCGATGCTCCTACCGATAACAATGGCCGCGGCCAAGCATTTTCGCCTACTGACCTGGTAGCCGCAGCACTAGGCTCTTGCATGCTTACTATAATGGGTATTACTGCCAACCGCCATAAGTTAAACGTAGAAGGTACTCAAATAGAAATTGTTAAAATAATGATTGCAAACCCACGTCAAATTGCCGAAATTATTTTAACCTTTACTATGCCCAATAACGATTTTACTGAAATGGATCGTACCTCACTCGAAAATGCAGCCCGTACCTGCCCGGTAGCACTTAGCCTGAATCCGGACTTAAAACAAACTGTAATCTTTAATTGGTAA
- a CDS encoding M16 family metallopeptidase — MLNRTQAPALKEISAVQLPPAEIITFPNGSRLHRIHNATQPILKFEIVLKAGKWYEPYNGVSYLAAKMLLEGTQQYSARQIADIIALYGASLESNQGFDRTSITLYTLTKHFEPLVNLLAEILYAPTFPEKEFELLKIRTIQNISVEKKKNAYLANQLFTRNIYGPSHPYTTGMDEVILSQTTLPEVKEFYNTYYNLSEAEIFICGDFSSVDISKVESLFGSSSIQGEPALTKEYKPAGTIKKDFLVKEDSLQSSVRVGSAWPAMNHPYYHKLALLNKILGGYFGSRLMKNIREDKGFTYGIYSSILAKEHHTIFFIGTDVNYQNSQQTLDEIYKEVNLLKNEPVELSELQTVQNYTLGKLANDLSTIFDQAEKYKNIILHNLPLTFYSDYIKAIKSITPQELNLLANQYYILDNFYEAVVGKPVD; from the coding sequence ATGCTTAACCGAACCCAAGCTCCAGCTTTAAAAGAAATTTCTGCTGTACAATTACCACCTGCCGAGATAATTACTTTCCCGAATGGTAGTCGATTGCACCGCATCCATAATGCCACACAACCCATTCTAAAATTCGAGATTGTTCTAAAAGCGGGTAAGTGGTACGAGCCTTATAATGGGGTATCTTACTTAGCCGCTAAAATGTTGTTGGAAGGTACTCAACAATACTCAGCCCGGCAAATTGCAGATATAATTGCTTTATACGGAGCCTCGCTGGAGAGTAATCAAGGTTTTGATCGGACTTCTATTACGCTGTATACGCTTACTAAACATTTCGAACCGTTAGTTAATTTACTCGCCGAAATACTGTATGCGCCAACGTTTCCGGAGAAAGAGTTCGAATTACTTAAAATTCGTACTATCCAGAATATCAGCGTTGAAAAAAAGAAAAACGCCTATTTAGCTAATCAACTTTTCACTCGCAATATTTATGGCCCTAGCCATCCTTACACTACCGGTATGGATGAGGTCATTCTAAGTCAAACTACTTTACCAGAAGTAAAAGAATTTTATAACACTTATTACAATCTTTCAGAAGCTGAAATTTTTATTTGTGGTGATTTTAGTTCGGTAGATATTTCAAAAGTAGAAAGTCTGTTTGGCAGTTCCAGCATCCAAGGAGAACCAGCATTGACGAAGGAATACAAGCCTGCCGGTACCATTAAGAAAGATTTTTTAGTAAAAGAAGATAGTTTACAATCCTCAGTACGGGTGGGTAGTGCCTGGCCGGCCATGAACCACCCGTACTATCATAAACTAGCCTTATTAAATAAAATACTAGGAGGTTATTTCGGCTCCCGATTAATGAAAAATATCCGGGAAGACAAAGGCTTTACTTACGGCATTTACTCTTCTATTTTGGCGAAAGAACATCATACTATTTTTTTCATCGGTACGGATGTTAATTATCAAAATTCGCAGCAGACGTTAGATGAAATTTATAAAGAAGTAAATTTACTAAAGAACGAGCCGGTTGAACTTTCAGAACTTCAGACTGTACAAAATTATACTTTAGGCAAGTTGGCTAATGATTTAAGTACCATATTTGATCAGGCGGAAAAGTATAAAAACATTATTTTGCATAATCTGCCTTTAACTTTTTATTCGGATTATATTAAGGCCATCAAATCTATAACACCTCAAGAATTAAACCTACTTGCCAATCAATACTATATTCTTGATAACTTTTATGAAGCGGTAGTTGGCAAACCAGTGGATTAG
- a CDS encoding OmpA family protein has translation MKYNFTKIVFLILVVVFSGLTGKLQAQSALRKANQYFDSYKYSLAIEEYKKTIERKAPTLPVTQHLADANRLSNRSVAAEAWYAEVLRFPEAEPINILYYAQMLHTNGKYEEAKVQYLQYAEKVPTEATQARKLAESCDLAAQWQKRPPLVEVKAVSELNSLNSDFSPIPYKNGILFTSDRGTAKPSAKSKEKDKIYGWTGRPYLKLFGSVKNGTTWSKPVPLSTNLNSEFHNGPAAIDSANTTIYFTRTNLVKLANKKANPDPTSWVENPFASGFVNRLEIYSSQNNGGKWSEPKPFTYNKVEEYSVGHPVLSPDGNLLYFISDMPGGFGLTDIYYCERLGNGNWSKPVNAGNTINTSGREMFPSFDQKGILYFSSDGHNGFGGLDIFSATGERSTWSSVSNLMLPINSSRNDYGMLVEENGQSGLFSSDRFSEEATADIYSYSLIQQPAILAVTTIERIAGQIGKKSLAPLSNVRLRLTQPNGKDSIVAFTDKKGEYYFKVFKGNTYSLVGSKPSFLTQPATVQVPDNALDTVKTTLVFDRIQTNIAIALANIYFDLNKWEIRSDAALELDKLAVTLLANPKVKIEMGSHCDSREGNGYNQLLSDLRAEATVNYLVSKGVSRDRLTARGYGETQLVNRCADNVPCSEVEHQLNRRTTFKIQKTLASK, from the coding sequence ATGAAATATAACTTTACAAAAATCGTCTTTTTAATATTGGTTGTAGTATTTAGTGGTTTAACCGGAAAGCTACAAGCTCAGTCAGCCCTCCGGAAAGCGAACCAATATTTTGATAGTTATAAATATTCTTTAGCTATTGAGGAGTATAAAAAAACTATTGAAAGAAAAGCTCCGACTCTCCCTGTTACCCAGCACCTTGCCGATGCAAACCGGCTTAGCAATCGTTCGGTAGCTGCTGAAGCGTGGTATGCCGAAGTTTTAAGATTTCCGGAAGCTGAGCCAATAAATATTCTTTATTATGCCCAGATGTTGCATACAAATGGCAAATACGAAGAAGCAAAAGTACAATACTTACAATACGCCGAGAAAGTACCAACAGAGGCCACCCAAGCTCGAAAACTAGCTGAATCCTGTGATCTTGCCGCTCAGTGGCAGAAACGTCCGCCGTTAGTAGAAGTAAAAGCCGTTTCCGAGCTAAATTCCTTAAACTCTGATTTCAGCCCCATTCCTTACAAAAATGGCATTCTTTTCACCTCTGATCGGGGTACAGCTAAACCAAGTGCAAAGAGTAAAGAAAAAGATAAAATTTATGGTTGGACGGGAAGACCTTATTTAAAATTATTTGGGAGTGTGAAGAACGGTACTACCTGGTCTAAACCAGTTCCTCTTTCCACCAATTTAAATTCTGAATTTCATAATGGTCCGGCTGCTATAGATTCTGCTAATACCACTATTTATTTTACCCGTACCAACCTGGTAAAATTAGCAAACAAGAAAGCCAATCCGGACCCAACCAGTTGGGTAGAAAACCCCTTTGCCTCCGGTTTTGTCAATCGCCTGGAAATATACTCTTCGCAAAATAACGGTGGTAAATGGTCGGAACCTAAACCTTTTACTTACAATAAAGTGGAGGAGTATTCTGTAGGGCATCCGGTATTATCACCTGATGGGAACCTTCTTTATTTTATTTCGGACATGCCAGGTGGCTTTGGTCTTACTGATATTTACTATTGCGAGCGCTTGGGAAATGGCAATTGGAGCAAACCAGTAAATGCAGGAAATACAATTAATACAAGTGGCCGGGAAATGTTTCCTTCGTTCGACCAAAAGGGTATTTTATACTTTTCATCGGATGGTCATAATGGGTTTGGGGGTTTAGATATATTTTCAGCAACCGGAGAACGTTCTACCTGGTCTTCAGTATCCAATCTAATGTTGCCTATTAATTCTTCCCGCAATGATTATGGTATGCTGGTAGAGGAGAATGGCCAATCAGGTTTATTTTCTTCGGATCGGTTCAGTGAAGAAGCTACTGCTGATATTTATAGTTATTCTTTGATCCAGCAACCAGCTATTTTAGCAGTAACTACCATAGAGCGCATTGCCGGGCAAATTGGTAAAAAAAGCTTAGCACCATTAAGTAATGTGCGCCTGCGGTTAACTCAGCCTAACGGAAAAGATTCAATTGTGGCTTTTACAGATAAAAAAGGAGAATATTACTTTAAAGTTTTTAAAGGAAATACTTATTCTTTGGTGGGAAGTAAGCCATCTTTCTTAACCCAGCCCGCTACAGTTCAGGTGCCGGACAATGCATTGGATACGGTAAAAACTACTTTAGTTTTCGATCGCATTCAAACGAATATAGCAATTGCTCTGGCTAATATTTATTTTGACTTAAATAAGTGGGAAATCCGTTCGGATGCAGCTTTAGAGTTAGACAAGTTAGCTGTAACGTTATTGGCCAATCCTAAAGTGAAGATTGAAATGGGATCACATTGCGATAGTCGGGAGGGTAATGGTTATAATCAATTGTTATCAGATTTAAGAGCCGAAGCCACCGTTAATTATCTTGTTTCGAAGGGTGTATCCCGTGATCGTTTAACTGCTCGCGGATATGGAGAGACGCAATTAGTAAACCGTTGTGCGGATAATGTGCCATGTTCCGAGGTGGAGCACCAATTGAATCGTAGAACTACCTTTAAAATACAGAAGACATTAGCTTCCAAGTGA